tagctgttgctgtagtAGATTAGCTCCTCccgatggtgtctgatgtcactccatTCAACGAgcgtattatgagactcaggctaaggcactccttggATGTCTTGGCTGTTGTCTCAGTATATGCTCTGACCGCAGTGTGTGATGTCTCATTGAGGAAGACATTTTACTCATAACTTTGCTCGGTGGTTGATGGGTGCCcatgaggtgacactcctctgctcatgggtgacttcaatgcgaccactggcactgacagagctggctatgaggattgtgtcagtCCCCATGTGTCTGGAGACCAGGGTGAAAGTGGCTTCATGTTCCTTAACTTTGCAAAAGGTCAGGGGCCGTGGGTCATTGGATCCTGCTTCCAACACCCTGAGCTGCATCATTGAACTTGGTACTCTAATACTGGTGGTGTGGTGAAGGAGATCAATCATGTCCTCGTGGGTAGATGCTAAAGGCTCCTGCAAAACTGCAGGGTATACAGAAGTGCACAGTTTGTAAATTCTGACCAtagacttgttgttgctactctgaagattcaacTTAGATAtagtaggctaccacctactacaagaatgaggctggacttaaCCAGGCTCCAAGatgaagctgtttctgatgagtttgcacgcagtttgtgtgaggaacttgcagacttgggtgcaaCTGCTGACACTATTGTGATGTGGAAGACCTTCCGTGATAAGACCATGATGGTTGTCGatgggttgtgttggtgttgccagtgttcccaaCAGGAGGTGTTTCGTCTCGCAGGGGACGctggatattatcgagaggagtTGCAGGGCACAACTTAGTGGCAACTCTAGTCTGTACCGGAAACTGAGGAGGACGGCTGTGAAGCCTcagagggcagataaggaggcattTGTTAGACGAACCTGTGAGCAGGTCACACAGCATCTGTGGTCTATTGACCcacatcctgcttacagaggaatcgaagcattacacacatctgaatctgttcttcagagacttgcagtcagggtggGTGATGGAATGCTCCTTACAGATAACAGTGCCGTTGTGACCCCCTGGGCCGAATgttttgagcagttgtttaaagctctTTGCGTAGTTCATATCTTTCTCCCTTGCGTGTATTTTATAGTATGCTGCAGTATACAGTGTTTTGGTAGTATTTTCAAACAAAATGTTGATTTCTTGTTAACATATAAGCCTACTGTATACATATGTATTTGAGTTATTATAGGCTGATTTGAGATGTTCTGCAGCTTAACTACAGAAAGCTGTAGGGTTTAGTTCTAAAAATATTGcattacaaaataaatgcaattaaaaatggTTGCGGTACAATCTTATATTGCTTGTGTTTTCTGAGCCAATACCACAGTCTGACTGGCCCCATCATAGCTGTTAATAAATTTTATGGCCCGACTGCAGACTGAAGTTGCTCATTCCTGATTTAGGTCTTTGGGCTCAGGCTGAGAAATTCCATTAATGTTCAGGCTCAGGTCAGACAGACATACCACAGGGCTGGGCTGGGTTCAAGCTGACATTTCAGACCTGTGGGGGCTCTAGAATAAAGTCTGACAATGTCTCCCAACCGAGTCCTTGGGGggccccagacagcccacatttttgctaccttccagctcccagccaatgaaGAACACAAAGTACCTGGTACAGTACAGGTGTGTTAGGAGCTGAGAGGGAACAAGAAATGGACTGAGAAACATTGCAGTAATATTTTACTTATGGCAGGTCAATGCTTGTGTCCAGATGGTTGTTAGTTTGGATCCCATGTCCAACAGAGTAACCATATCACCGTCGAACCTTTGCGCAAGACTATTAACCCCAGCTACTCCAGGGATGCTGGATGCTGGGGGGTTTGTGCGACGCACCAGCAGATCTGATTGTTACTGTATGATTGCATGCTAACAGCTTCTCCCCTCCTTATTTCTTTAAGGAAATCAGCCTTTTATAAAGAACTATGATATTATATATCCTGGTACCACTTTGCAGCTGACTTGTGTGGTTCCAGTAACTATGCAAATGGGAACTGGGTCATGGTCCGTGAATGGTCTGCCGGTGTCAAACAATGCAAAGTATTCAATCACCAATTCACCTCCCACACTGACTGTTCAGGACATGAGCGGTGGAGACAATGGTAAGCAGATAACCAACTTATTATTTTTAGGTTAAAATAAATCAACCACAAGTGAACTCGTATTAATGCACATTAAAGAGTATTAATAGTAATGGTATTAAATGGTGAGTAATGTGgtatactgtgtgtgtctgagggtgaaccaaaatgttccccacagtctaataaaaacttgatttttggATGCATTTTTCGAGTCCCGCaaagatctatgaatgcaattaaaaaagtaaaaatggtctcgaattttgtttggtgttatgattagagttttccccaaagaagagaatggagagtccccacaaagatataattacaagcctttgtgtgtgtgtgtgtgtgtgtgtatgtatgtataggtTAATGTTGCTGTGATACATTCAATACTTTATTTCTCATATTGTATGCACTCAGTTTTGTccaaaaattacaaaattaattATCACTCATCTCTGAAAATCATTTAGATTTTTGTTAACAAAGGTATTTAGGAGGACTGACACCTTTTATAGTATGTATAGTAATAGGATGTTTCATTTTTCACTCTCTGAGCATGGTAAACATTCCCATTTTAAAAAAAACGTGTAGGCAGGCCTTTTTTATATTGTGTCAACACAGTACAAATGTACATGTGAAAAAAGGCCTTTCAGTACCAAAATACACCTAGGCTTATACTGATCTATTCAAGGGTTCAGTCTGTATTAGATTGGTTGCCATCTGATATTTCAACTTTTAATCATAACCACTGTAACTCTAAATTTGGGAAAATTTTCAACTATTGTTTTCACGAGAACACTTTACCTAGTCACAAGCTTGATTCCACCCACCCGAGTGATTGATAGAGTGCACCATTATTATCAAAAGAAgcattatgaaataaaaaaCTGGTTTGCAAACCTGGCATTCAGGAATACATCGATGTGAAAAGTTATGTGGTAATACTTTTATCTGCTGTCAGTTGTGAATAATATCCATGTTTTTTGCCGTTGTTTTTCTCTTTATAATCTAGGAATATACATGTTCACAATGACTCAGTCGTTCTTGACATTCACCCATGAGGAATCCATTTCAGTGACAGATGTTGTTCCTCCCATTATTCAGCTGAACATGTTAGCAACTAATGTTCCATGTGGAGCAAATGAAAATATCCCATTGGAGTGTTGTGTTACATACTACCTAATTAAAAACGTTACAGCAAAATGGATGGACGGTTCTGTTGAAATACCCTCTGGTAATTTTTATTACTTAAAATAAATGTctaattgttttattgtcctTAGCAAAGTTCCTGTACATTGTCCGACGGATATATAATTTACATAGGCAGTAATTATTTGATATTAGTGTATGCATAATTTTCTTTAaaagaatacatttatttaatatccAGTTTGAATACTCGATCTGTTGAACATTGCAGCTGAATATTGTACATttgatgtttttcattttacagtACAGACCACAACAAACATGCTATGTGTCAGTGCTGCATACCCAGTACCAAATCAATGCAATACAAAGGAACTCACATGCCAAGTGATTGTCAAGAAAATATCTACAACTCAAACATTGACAAAAAATGTAACGCTAATGTTTTTCAGTGGAGGTATGATAATAAGGTGGCCTTATTCATATGAAACCATATTGATACTGAATTTTGATTCCCCTTGTTAGAAATGCACAATGCAATGAATTTTGTCCATTAGCACCATTTCTGAAAAGTACTTATTATGTAATCCCAATAGAAGCATGTGTTTGCTTTTCAGCTTAAAGCATTAATCCAACTTTGTCTTTATTTATTCAAGCACCTGACTGTAAGGACCCCACAACATATGGTCTTGGGAAGAATGGAAATACATCTACTGTTTCCTGCCCAGCCAATTTTACAGGCAGCAGGACTGCAGTTTGTGAAAATGGGACTTGGACCCTTGTGGAGGACAATTGTGTCTTTAGCATAATAAAGACACTAGAACTGTTTTCTCAGGTAACATCTTTTGAATACtaatcatccatccacccacctgTTGTCATACTGCTTAGCCAGTATAAGGTGATACAGTACATTAATCATATATACATTGTGACATTCTGAAGAACTACAATATGTTTCCACACATCATGCATGATAATACAGTGataaggagaacatgcagactccacacacacagggcgtAGGTGTGATTTGATTTCCCAGCCCTGTAGATGTGAAGTAGCAGTACTATCCACTCAGCCACCGTGTCATTTCATATAGGTTAAGCTTACATTATGTATTGCATTTCAAGGAAACCATTTATAGGGAAAGAACTTGATGTTTTGTCAAAAATTCAGTTTTAAGGAACTAATTGCTCTATTGTTTGACCACTTGATTATCTGTTGCCTGTTATCAAAACATTGTGGTCATTTAAAATTCCAAATTTCAATGAGGATGAAGTCATGTCATCATTATCAACAAATTCAGTGTGAGTTAGCAATGTGAGTCTGTGTTGTTTTCTATAAATCTTACTATTTGAACACACTCCATTAATTGGAAGCTATCGACTATTCCAAAGCATTGGTACTTGGTATGAacatttgcttttaaaaaatctttcTAATATTCTTCtgctcatttttaattcttgttTACCTGTCCACAGAGTCTGAGTCCAGCTAATGTATCATCATTTGTGAATGACCTTTGGGTAACCACTACCAATTATACAACAATCATAACACAGTCACCAGCCACCATTATCTCTATTGTGAACATACTTCGCAAAGTTGCAAGTGTTTCACAAAATATAAGCAAAACTTCAATGCAGGTATGTTGAAGCAGCAATgttttttggaggggggttGCTTTAGTTATTTGCTTTGTATTGGCTATGCATTGGTAATTTAAGAATTAGCACCATGTTACTTTCATAACTTTGTGTAAATATGAAGGaaattatgtttatttaataCAATTATGATTTAATgcactgattaaaaaaaacagtttatcAACTATAACATCTGAACTTGAGaccaagaaaaaaatccatgacttaatataattattatacttTACCCgtttattctgttatttatttatttacttgcaGGATGTTTTGGAAACAGTATCAGTTTTAGTATCAGCCCAAGCTAAGGAATCCTGGGCAGGACTGAACAGTAACAACAGAACCCAAAACACAAGTTCTGCTTTACTGGAGTCAATAGAAAACATTACACACAGCCTATCAAGCAATTCCTTTACAATTATTACAACAAACATTCAGTTAAACAAAACAACATTAACATTCCCTTTCAATGAAGCCATGAATTCATCTCAGATACTTATCCCAAGTCAAGGTCTTTCCAGCAACATGGCTATCACAACAATCGTCTTTACGACTCTTGACTTTGTCTTACCTAACAGGACCACTGGAAACAGTACGAACAACTCCATCAATGGAATTGTCTTGTTAGCCTATGTAAATGAAACCATTAATAATGTTTCACTGACATttgataaaacaaacaaaacaaagggaAACAACCAGTGTGTTTTTTGGAACTTCAAAATTTTTGAAGGCACCGGAGGCTGGGACTCTACTGGATGCAAACTGGATTCTGAAACGAATGTCAGTGTCACCTGTTCCTGTAACCACCTGACTTCCTTTTCGATATTAATGTCACCTTACGTACCTGAATACATTGAGGTTGCTCTGAATTACATCACCTACATTGGAGTCAGCATATCAATGGGATGTCTGGTCTTATGCCTTATAATTGAAGCATTTGTGTGGAGCGTTGTCACTAAGAACAGCACGTCACACATGCGACACGTCGCTATAGTGAACATTGctctgtctctgcttattgCTAACATATGGTTCATCATTGGAGCAGCGGTGTCAAACGTAGGCCAGAGCACACCGAAGAATGCATGCAGTGCTGCAACCTTCTTCATTCACTTCTTTTATCTTGCCTTGTTCTTCTGGATGCTGGTCTCAGCTCTCTTGCTCTTCTACTGCACCGTGATGGTTTTCTCCCGCATGTCCCACATGTCAAAGAGCACTATGATGGCCATCGCCTTCTCAGTGGGCTACGGGGCACCACTCATCATTGCCATAATCACCATTGCAGTCACTGCCCCCAAAAATGGCTACTTCAGGCAAGATGATGCATGTTGGTTGAACTGGTACCAGACTAAGGCCCTCCTGGCATTTGTGATTCCAGCCTTGATCATCGTCGTTGTGAACCTGCTCATTCTAATTGTGGTTCTGTTTAAAACACTGATGAGGGGTGTTGGTGAGAACCGTCAGTCTGATGAGAAGAATGCTCTGGTGGTCATCGCAAGGTGTGTCGCTGTTTTAACTCCCATCTTTGGCATCACCTGGGGACTTGGCATAGGGACCATGGTGGCACCCGCAAATCCCGGAGTCCACATTGCATTTACAATCTTCAATTCACTTCAGGTATGAGTAAAAATTAAGTAATTCCTGCtgtttctgttttctaaaattaaaatagtattttatttataatacatatataGAACAAAATATACATAACAACAAAAAGATATAAGAACAAAAAATTGTGGATGATGTCTTCCATTCCCTCACTTCCCAGCTGTCAGACCAAGATGAACCACACaatgtttaattataattaacaaaaggagttttattttaatattgggaATCCAGGTATTTGGGGGGTGAGTGAAGCCAAAACAGCAAACCAAAAATGGTATATGAAAACAAACtctctaagcaaaacaaaaagtattacacAACCATACAGTAGCTccctttctaaacaaaaacaTGAGAAAAGTTCactttaaacaaaaaacattcacCCCATTAAGTCTCACAAAATGGTAAGAAAGAAATACAAGCACACATCACATATATTGATGCAAACACCTCTGCACCCCAACAGGAAGTGTTGGGTCTGTCAGCAgatagcaccccccccccccaagaaaaaaaGCACCATTTTTTCATTATAACAATTCTATGGATCTACCTTTcataattcattcataattgcAAGGGAAAAGAGAACATTATTGATATACTGAAATCAAAAAATATTTCTCAGAATGAAATAATTTTAAACTTTAGAAGTACATATTGCAAATATCAATTattctttttgcttttttttcaaGGGGTTCTTCATTTTAGTATTTGGGACTCTTTTAGACAGCAAAGTAAGTACTAATATTGTATTTGGAATATTGTTGGCTGTGTATTATTATACATTGTAACGCAAACACATGTTATATTGTACCAGCCACCATCATACATCCCTTTTCTTTGTGCACAGATTCGATCAGCAGTTGTTGGAAGATTTTCATTTTTGCGTTCATTATCTAGCCGAACAAGGGTATGTTCATCTTTGTATTTCGCCTTTCGATTGCAGTTTTCAGCAGACACTTTTTGcatcatttttttccattttcatttgaaacacgCAAAACCACTTAgactatgattttttttttcatttaaacagTACATATTTTCAGGTGATTTTATATGCCTGTAGCAGATATGTTTTTAACCATAAATGACATAATACATTTTCAGAACAACAACAAGTATTCTATTTCACTGAGAAATTGTATTACTTTAGGTAAATATGACAAAAGTATCAGAGATAAGATAAATGATGTGTGGTTTGTCTCTCTAACAGAGCACAAGTgctggtccatctttgtcctcTTTGGCTGAACGTATTAAACGAAGGAGGCAAAGTAAGTTAAATTGCTCTGCTTTATTATTTTCCAAATGTTTTTACTGAGATATACTCTGCTTCAGGCATTGATCTAGACTGCTCAGGTTGGGGGGTAATTAGAAATTTTGGGTGGGCAGCTTTTCACACAATGGACAGTACTACGGTGCAGTGGCGGCTTGTGACCAGTGAAATGGGGGGTGGTTATGGGTATATTCATGTTTTATGTTGGAACAATTTATGAACTCGACATTATGCTCTCATGATCATCTCTCTAatcagaaaaaaagacaaattattattaatattattattattgttctgcCACACAAGACACAAACAGGGAGTTCCGGGCAACCAGGTTTATTGGAAAAGACAAAAAGGAGAGTCGTGAGCTGTTCCATGGTCGCGTTCAGTAGCCGTCAAAGCCGTGCGCCAAGTGCTGAGTCGTGAGCTGTTCCAGGGTCGCGTTCAGTAGCCGTCCAAGCCGTGCGCCAAGTGCTGAGTCGTGAGCTGTTCCAGGGTCGCGTTCAGTAGCCGTCCAAGCCGTGCGCCAAGTGCTGAGTCGTGAGCTGTTCCAGGGTCGCGTTCAGTAGCCGTCCAAGCCGTGCGGCAAGTGCTGAGATCGTGGTCGAGAAACGGGAAGCCGAAGGTCGAAAAGCCGGGGAGTCAATCCAAGGACGTGGACAAACACTGGGGGAATCACATGAGGACCTACGGGAAGAGCGGAAAGGCAGGAAGGCAGGCTGGAGAGGTGGGAGGCTCAGGAAGGGCAAGATGGACCGAACGTAACTGTGGGAAAGACACAAAAATGAAGCGCTCGGTACGTGCATGGCAATATTACCTCGCACTGGGCTAATGCCCAAGTGCAGCTTAAAGGCTATTCTCCACCTAGAGCGCAGTCACCCAGGTACGTGCTTTCCCACATAGTAGGGATATCACAAAGTGAACCTGATCTCGATCCGTGGGGAACTGGTCAGGATGATGTTCTATGTACAGCCCACACTGCATCAAAAAAGCCCTACATTGGTCCGGGTTGCCATCATACCTGTTAGGTAGAGCCACTGCTATGGGAGGGCGTGGGGGCGAAGTAGGCAGTGGAGTCGCAGCCGCGGTGGTCAGCTGAAGTTGTCTAACCACATAGGTCAGCCGGGAAATCTGAGCCTGTGCCTGCTGGAGCTTGAACATCCTGCGGCTCCATTGTTACAGCGAGGTACTCTGTAATGCCACACAAGATACAAACAGAGAGTTCCAGGCAACCTGGTTTATTGGAAAAGGCAAAAAGGAGAGCCGTGAGTTAGTCCGAGGACGTGGACAAACACTGGGGGAATCACATGAGGACCTACGggaagggcaggagggcaggcaggaggcgCGGGAGGCTCAGGAAGGGCAAGAAGGACCGAACGTAACTGCGGGAAAGACACAAAGATGAAGCGCTCAGTACGTGCATGGCAACATTACGTAACTATCTTACAGTTAACTAAACCAGAACTGGCAAAGATCCTTATGCAACACAACATTACAGCAAACTACAGCAACAAAATATAAACTTTAACAAGAAGGACCTTTGATAAGAATAAGGCAAAATTCCTCCTCCATTTTCTCAAGCGAGTATAAATGCTCTGCAGAAGAATATCCGATGGGACAAATTAAATAAAGGTGATTGGCAAATGCAGATGGTGTGGGATAAAGTTGACCAATTGGGTGGCCAGAGCAGAAATTTGGGCGGGCATTGCCCACCACTGCCCACTTCTAGATCCGACCGTGCTCTGCTTTCTGATTAGGATGCTTTGTGTCTGCTTTATAAAGATTTGGGAGACTTGAAATATTTTTCGTTATGCTGGTGCTACATGTGGAATTTAATCCGTGTAATTTGCCATTTGGAGTAAAACATCCAATGCTTTTAATTTTTCAGATGTTTCTGCTTCTGATTCTTCAACAAGTCTTAGGGCTTCGGATGCATTAATCAGTGCTTAGCTGCCTGGTTGCTCAACTGATGGTGCGAatttttctcagaaacagcTAAATggttttacaaaaaaattaaatagaaaagtaattataataataatatattattattaattagaaATTAATACAGTGTGTATCCCTGAGTGGCGTGTATATTGTTGATTTCTCTGACTGTGCTGCTGCTAATATTAAGCTTATAGTGGCTGTTAATAATTTTTTTACTCTTTTCATATGGGTCTGATGCATCGAAACCATTCTGTGCCATAAGGGTTGTTGAGTTTGTAATAttcattatccctcctccaaataatatatttgttttttggaaCGTTGGATGTTTAAAACACTTGTAATCTGACTGCCTGTGGTTGCTTTTTAAATactattatttttctttataaaggGAAGATTTAGTATTCCAGAAATGTTCACAttaaaattagtttaaaaattatttatgcCAAAAAAGTGACAATCAGAGTCGTCTTTTATTCAGGCCAATAcggtaatttttttatttttggttttttgGTTAAATACAGGTTTTGGTTCACTTGAGTCACTGGATATTCAGATTtatctctctttttttctgtgaaCACAAACACTGTATTTAATCACTTATGTTTTCAGTAGCAATATTAGTCTCTCTCCATTTTTAATGGAAGTATAATGAAATATGTATTCTGTCAGGTTTATCTCATTGTGGTAATTATTCAGCCTattttaataatgtaatatGGTGTCAATAATATAATCAATTTTGTGTATCATATTTTGGGCTGTGTAACATTATCTATAATAAAACTATTACAATGTGTCTGAATGTTTCTTTTCAGATTTCTAAATGAATAAGGGGGAAATCTGAAAAAGGTAGTTTTAGTTTCTAAAAATGTACCACTTTATGTGTTACTTATTACATGTTATGAAGGCAAAAatcaattaaatgttttttgtcaAAGAAAGTACCCATAGAATTATACAGTGATGCATGATATAGCCCATTAACCCATTTTGTCAGAACTTTTATGCACTGCACTGTCCAAATATCTGAATACATGAATAAGATGAGGGTATttagattaaaatattaatactaATAATGCTGGAAAAGTAAAGCAAATTAAAATACCAAATTTACAATTTTTGTGACGCATACAGTTTGTAAACAACGCATTTTCACAAACCATGGGGACCTAAAGATAAATTGTTTGGACATGGTAACCAACCTTAGTAATAAACCTATACAACCTCAACATGAAATAGACATTTCTAACGGTTGCTAGACTTTGGGCATATGTTAGCTTTGTCATGGACCCGGACGGGTTTGGTGCGGGAACGTGGCATGACACAGGCACAAaaaaggtggacgacccactagTAGCTCCGAGAATAACAAATGGGGTTTATTTAACGATACTAAACACACAAgaaaggactaacaaaaacaaaggaccacggggggtcaaaagtaaacaaagacTACAACAAAAACAGGGCAGGTAACATCTAGCAGCAACAACAaagaaccactggggaactgaacagaagcag
This window of the Paramormyrops kingsleyae isolate MSU_618 chromosome 19, PKINGS_0.4, whole genome shotgun sequence genome carries:
- the LOC111839139 gene encoding adhesion G protein-coupled receptor F5-like, whose translation is MCEERFALSYDTCLAYTPCDGIIQSTCRCINGIPVDGQFCHPQPPPKIDLDYDINIEVTVSDIAVINGLRYLLATAPFPYPLTNSIEETGVNLTTVCYPNGNGFQCMCEERFALSYDTCLAYTPCDDIFQGTCRCINGIPSDGQFCHPQSSPMTTSTPPTPRTTVAPKIDLDYDINIEVTVSDIAVINGLRYLLATAPFPYPLTNSIEETGVNLTTVCYPNGNGFQCMCEERFALSYDTCLAYTPCDDIFQGTCRCINGIPSDGQFCHPQSSPMTTSTPPTPRTTVAPKIDLDYDINIEVTVSDIAVINGLRYLLATAPFPYPLTNSIEETGVNLTTVCYPNGNGFQCMCEERFALSYDTCLAYTPCDDIFQGTCRCINGIPSDGQFCHPQSSPMTTSTPPTPRTTVAPKIDLDYDINIEVTVSDIAVINGLRYLLATAPFPYPLTNSIEETGVNLTTVCYPNGNGFQCMCEERFALSYDTCLAYTPCDDIFQGTCRCINGIPSDGQFCHPQSSPMTTSTPPTPRTTVAPKIDLDYDINIEVTVSDIAVIIGLRYLLATAPFPYPLTNSIEETGVNLTTVCYPNGNGFQCMCEERFALSYDTCLAYTPCDDIFQGTCRCINGIPSDGQFCHPQSSPMTPSTPPTPRTTVGPVTNITTLTSNTTAARPTTTTSTSDFTLEMSFKILLAFDQHLANSSSSMFKTFKSDIEPTLTKNYGNLNGFVEVYVLGFRNGSVVTDFVLKANSVNSTAIATLNSKVAVDLQAQGYNVDPTSFSGVIQGNQPFIKNYDIIYPGTTLQLTCVVPVTMQMGTGSWSVNGLPVSNNAKYSITNSPPTLTVQDMSGGDNGIYMFTMTQSFLTFTHEESISVTDVVPPIIQLNMLATNVPCGANENIPLECCVTYYLIKNVTAKWMDGSVEIPSVQTTTNMLCVSAAYPVPNQCNTKELTCQVIVKKISTTQTLTKNVTLMFFSGAPDCKDPTTYGLGKNGNTSTVSCPANFTGSRTAVCENGTWTLVEDNCVFSIIKTLELFSQSLSPANVSSFVNDLWVTTTNYTTIITQSPATIISIVNILRKVASVSQNISKTSMQDVLETVSVLVSAQAKESWAGLNSNNRTQNTSSALLESIENITHSLSSNSFTIITTNIQLNKTTLTFPFNEAMNSSQILIPSQGLSSNMAITTIVFTTLDFVLPNRTTGNSTNNSINGIVLLAYVNETINNVSLTFDKTNKTKGNNQCVFWNFKIFEGTGGWDSTGCKLDSETNVSVTCSCNHLTSFSILMSPYVPEYIEVALNYITYIGVSISMGCLVLCLIIEAFVWSVVTKNSTSHMRHVAIVNIALSLLIANIWFIIGAAVSNVGQSTPKNACSAATFFIHFFYLALFFWMLVSALLLFYCTVMVFSRMSHMSKSTMMAIAFSVGYGAPLIIAIITIAVTAPKNGYFRQDDACWLNWYQTKALLAFVIPALIIVVVNLLILIVVLFKTLMRGVGENRQSDEKNALVVIARCVAVLTPIFGITWGLGIGTMVAPANPGVHIAFTIFNSLQGFFILVFGTLLDSKIRSAVVGRFSFLRSLSSRTRSTSAGPSLSSLAERIKRRRQNVSASDSSTSLRASDALISA